In Streptococcus parauberis NCFD 2020, the sequence TAGAATGATTATCTTTCAAAACTCTGCTTACTGTTGAAGGGTTAACTCCTGCCTTAAAAGCCACATCTTTTATCGTAACCATTTATTACTCCTTTCGATTTATTTTTCGTGATTATTTTCATTTAATACTATTTTTTTCCATTATACAATTTTATGAGTAAATTGCAATATAAAGTAAAATAGAGTATATAAATATCATAACAGACAAATAAATGTTATTAATTTTAAAAAAGCTATTGACATTTCTTGCAAACGGTTGCATAATAAGAGTGTAACTAATATTCATCTCTAGGAGGAGAAAAAATGAAAAAATCTACTTTGAAGAAGCTACTTGTTAGTTCTGCAGTATTAGGGTTAACAACTGGACTTGCTTTAACAAGTACTTCTCAGGATACTGTTCAAGCTGCAGGTAAAAAAACTACCGTTAAATTGTGGGTTGGATCTAACGCTAAAAAATCTTACGTTGGCACTATTAAAGCCTTCGAGAAAGAAAATCCTGGTGTAAAAGTTAAAATCATCGAAACTGATGATTCAAAAACTCAAGAAACATTGAAAAAAGACCCAAGTAAGGGTGCTGATGTTCTTTCACTTCCACATGACCAATTAGGACAATTAGTTGAATCAGGAATCATCCAAGAACTTCCAGAAAAATATACAAAAGAGGTCAAATCTACTCAAACTGACCAAGCAATTGCTGGTGCTCAATATAAAGATAAAACTTATGCATTCCCATATGGTATCGAATCATTAGTTCTTTACTACAACAAATCTAAATTAAGTGCTGAAGATGTTAAATCTTATGAAACTATTACTTCAAAAGGTAAATTCGGTGGTAGCTTTAAAGAAATGGACGCATACTATACTGCACCTATCTTCATGACTGCTGGAGCTCATTTATTTGGTCCTGAAGGTGAAGATGTTAAAGGTACGAACTGGGGTTCTGATGCTGGTGTTAATGCTCTTAAATGGATTTCAGCCCAAAAATCAAATCCAAACTTTGTTCAAGCTGATGCAGGTTCAATTATCTCAGAATTTGGTAAAGGTAAATTTGATGCTGTTGAGTTAGGCCCTTGGAACTACGATGCTGTTAAAGAAGCAATCGGAGAAAAAAATGTTGGTATTGCAACTTACCCAACAATCAACATTGGTGGTAAAGACGTTCAACAAAAAGCATTCTTAGGTGTAAAACTTTATGCAGTTAACCAAGCACCTGCTGGTGGAAATACTAAACGTATCGCAGCTAGCTACAAACTTGCAGCTTACATGACAAATGCTAAAACACAAGAATCTTCTTTCAAAGCTGAAGATCGTCGTGTGATTCCTTCAAATAAAGAAGTTCAAAACGCTGACTATGTAAAATCTAATGAACTTGCTCAAGCTGTTATTAAAATGGGTTCTTCGTCAGACTATACAGTAGTTATGCCAAAACTTTCACAAATGTCAGTATTCTGGCCTGAGTCTGCTGCTATCTTAAGTGATACTTACAATGGTAAACTTAAAGAATCAAGCTACCTCAAGAGATTACAACAATTTGATAAAGATATTGCGAAAGTTAAATAAATTTATCTTTTAATTGTGCGAGGTTAGGTGAAACCTGACCTCGTATTTCTTTTATGTTTTCAATAAAGGAATATCAAGAGAGAGATAGTGATATAAATAAAGGATACACTATGATAAATAAACAACCTTATGAATCAGTTTCAATGAAAGAGGTTTTTTCAAAAGGCAATCTAATAATTAAATTATCATTCTTAATTATGGGACTAGCTAATTTACTAAACCGGCAAATCATCAAAGGATTATTATTTCTTGTTACTGAGATATTATTCCTCATTAGCTTTTTTACACAAATTATACCTGCTCTGAAAAAAATTATTACACTTGGAACAAAAACTCAAGGGGTACAAACAAAAGTTATTGATGGCATTAAGATGCAAGTCGTTGTCAATGGTGATAACTCTATGCTTATCCTCATTTTCGGTTTAGCTGCAATAATTTTTTGTTTACTTTTTGTTTTCATCTATTGGACTAGCCTAAAGAGTACTCGTAAAATTTATCTTCTTAAAAAAGAAAATCAAAAAATCCCAAGCTTCAAAGAAGACTTTATGACTTTGACACATGAGCGATTCCATATGACCCTAATGGCCATTCCTATGCTTGGTGTTCTATTGTTCACAGTACTTCCACTACTTTATATGGTTAGTTTAGCTTTTACCAGCTATGATCATAAACATATGCCACCAAAATCACTATTTGATTGGGTTGGTCTAGCAAACTTTGGGAATGTCCTTAATGGACGGATGGCAGATACCTTCTTCCCAGTATTGTCTTGGACTTTAATCTGGGCCGTGTTTGCTACAGTAACTACTTTCTTCTTTGGAATTATTTTAGCCCTTTTAATTAATACTAAAGGTCTTAAATATAAAAAAGTATGGCGTACATTATTTGTCATTACAATGGCCGTTCCTCAGTTTATCTCTTTATTAATTATGAGAAATCTCCTAAATGACCAAGGTCCAATCAATGCACTATTAATGAATTGGGGGCTTATCAAATCAGGCCTTCCATTCTTAACAGACCCACTTTGGGCAAAATTCTCTATAATCATTGTCAATATGTGGGTAGGTATCCCAGTAACAATGCTTGTTTCTTCTGGTATCATCATGAACTTACCACAAGAACAAATTGAAGCTGCTGAGATTGATGGCGCAAGTAAATTCCAAGTCTTCAAATCAATTACTTTCCCTCAAATCCTATTGATTATGACACCAACATTGATCCAACAATTTATTGGTAATATCAACAACTTCAACGTTATTTATCTTTTAACTGGTGGAAATCCAGTTAACTCAAACTACTATCAAGCCGGTTCAACAGACCTCTTGGTAACCTGGTTATATAAATTAACTGTTTCCGCAGCAGATTACAACTTAGCTTCCGTAATTGGTATCTTAATCTTTGTTATCTCAGCTGTCTTTAGTTTATTAGCCTATACGAGAACTGCATCATACAAAGAAGGAGTTGTTAAATAATGAAAAAGAAAAATAACCTTAATTTAACTTTTGTCTATATCCTTCTAACTGTTCTTGCTATCATCTGGCTCTTCCCAATCGTTTGGGTTGTACTAACTAGTTTCCGTGCTGAAGGTGGTGTTTATGTTGATTATTTCATCCCTAGACACTGGACATTTGAAAACTATACGCGATTATTTACCAATGATTCATTCCCATTCGGACGGTGGTTCCTAAACACTTTAGGTGTTGCGACTGCTACCTGCATCATTTCAACATTTATCACAGTGGCGATGGCCTATTCACTTAGTCGGATTAAGTTTAAGCACCGCAATTCTTTCCTAAAAATTGCTCTTGTCTTAAACATGTTCCCTGGTTTTATGTCAATGATTGCTGTTTATTACATCTTAAAAGCTTTGAACCTTGACCAAACTTTATTAGCACTTGTGCTAGTATACTCTTCCGGTGCAGCTTTAGGATTCTATATTGCTAAAGGATTCTTCGACACTGTTCCTTATTCACTAGACGAATCAGCGATGATTGATGGTGCGACACGCGCAGATATTTTCTTCAAAATTACTCTGCCACTCTCAAAACCAATTATTGTTTATACCGCACTGATGGCCTTCATGGTGCCATGGATGGACTTCATCTTTGCTCAAGTTATTCTAGGTGACATGACCAGCAAGTACACTGTAGCTATCGGTTTATTTACAATGATTACGAAAATCAATATTTACGAATGGTTCACTGCCTTCGCTGCTGGTTCCGTTATCATTGCAATTCCAATCACCCTCTTATTTATGTTCATGCAAAAATATTATGTAGAAGGAATCACTGGTGGGTCAGTAAAATAATTCTGACATGCTATATCAAAAAAAGGCTATCCTCGGATAGCTTTTTTCTTTTTCATTTGGAATGGATGGCTCAGATTAACAAAAAAGCAGACTGATAAAGCCTGTCTTCTTATTTAATCCTATTTTGGTCTTAGCGCAGCCATTCTCAAAAATGAGACTAGCCTAAAGACTAATCCAAATTGGGGTCTGACTTAAATCAACTTTCCCATCAGTAACAACTACTGTTTCATCTGTCAGTTGATTGATATAATTGCCATCTTCCAAAGGTAGATCAGTTTCACCTGTTCTGCCTTTGAATGAGAAAACTCCCACAGTTTCAACTTTGTCTGAAAAGTAGGCAATCACAACTGAATCAGTCTCATCAGATGCTTGTATTTCATAATTTGCATCAAGTGAGA encodes:
- a CDS encoding extracellular solute-binding protein, giving the protein MKKSTLKKLLVSSAVLGLTTGLALTSTSQDTVQAAGKKTTVKLWVGSNAKKSYVGTIKAFEKENPGVKVKIIETDDSKTQETLKKDPSKGADVLSLPHDQLGQLVESGIIQELPEKYTKEVKSTQTDQAIAGAQYKDKTYAFPYGIESLVLYYNKSKLSAEDVKSYETITSKGKFGGSFKEMDAYYTAPIFMTAGAHLFGPEGEDVKGTNWGSDAGVNALKWISAQKSNPNFVQADAGSIISEFGKGKFDAVELGPWNYDAVKEAIGEKNVGIATYPTINIGGKDVQQKAFLGVKLYAVNQAPAGGNTKRIAASYKLAAYMTNAKTQESSFKAEDRRVIPSNKEVQNADYVKSNELAQAVIKMGSSSDYTVVMPKLSQMSVFWPESAAILSDTYNGKLKESSYLKRLQQFDKDIAKVK
- a CDS encoding carbohydrate ABC transporter permease — translated: MINKQPYESVSMKEVFSKGNLIIKLSFLIMGLANLLNRQIIKGLLFLVTEILFLISFFTQIIPALKKIITLGTKTQGVQTKVIDGIKMQVVVNGDNSMLILIFGLAAIIFCLLFVFIYWTSLKSTRKIYLLKKENQKIPSFKEDFMTLTHERFHMTLMAIPMLGVLLFTVLPLLYMVSLAFTSYDHKHMPPKSLFDWVGLANFGNVLNGRMADTFFPVLSWTLIWAVFATVTTFFFGIILALLINTKGLKYKKVWRTLFVITMAVPQFISLLIMRNLLNDQGPINALLMNWGLIKSGLPFLTDPLWAKFSIIIVNMWVGIPVTMLVSSGIIMNLPQEQIEAAEIDGASKFQVFKSITFPQILLIMTPTLIQQFIGNINNFNVIYLLTGGNPVNSNYYQAGSTDLLVTWLYKLTVSAADYNLASVIGILIFVISAVFSLLAYTRTASYKEGVVK
- a CDS encoding sugar ABC transporter permease, with the protein product MKKKNNLNLTFVYILLTVLAIIWLFPIVWVVLTSFRAEGGVYVDYFIPRHWTFENYTRLFTNDSFPFGRWFLNTLGVATATCIISTFITVAMAYSLSRIKFKHRNSFLKIALVLNMFPGFMSMIAVYYILKALNLDQTLLALVLVYSSGAALGFYIAKGFFDTVPYSLDESAMIDGATRADIFFKITLPLSKPIIVYTALMAFMVPWMDFIFAQVILGDMTSKYTVAIGLFTMITKINIYEWFTAFAAGSVIIAIPITLLFMFMQKYYVEGITGGSVK